The Equus przewalskii isolate Varuska chromosome 8, EquPr2, whole genome shotgun sequence genome has a window encoding:
- the TRIB1 gene encoding tribbles homolog 1 isoform X1: protein MRVGPVRSAMSGAAQPRGPALLLPAPRGAPTKRLLDADDAAAVAAKCPRLSECSSPPDYLSPPGSPCSPQPPPAAPVSGGGAGSAPGPSRIADYLLLPLAEREHVSRALCIHTGRELRCKVFPIKHYQDKIRPYIQLPSHRNITGIVEVILGETKAYVFFERDFGDMHSYVRSRKRLREEEAARLFKQIVSAVAHCHQSAIVLGDLKLRKFVFSTEERTQLRLESLEDTHIIKGEDDALSDKHGCPAYVSPEILNTTGTYSGKAADVWSLGVMLYTLLVGRYPFHDSDPSALFSKIRRGQFCIPDHISPKARCLIRSLLRREPSERLAAPDILLHPWFESVLEAGYVDSEMGTSDQIVPEYQEDSDISSFFC from the exons ATGCGGGTCGGTCCCGTGCGCTCTGCCATGAGCGGCGCCGCgcagccccgtggcccagcctTGCTGCTCCCGGCCCCCCGAGGCGCCCCAACCAAACGCCTGCTAGACGCGGACGACGCGGCGGCCGTGGCGGCCAAGTGCCCGCGCCTCTCGGAGTGCTCGAGCCCCCCGGACTACCTCAGCCCTCCTGGCTCTCCCTGCAGCCCGCAGCCTCCGCCCGCCGCGCCGGTGTCTGGCGGCGGCGCCGGGAGCGCGCCGGGGCCCAGCCGCATCGCCGACTacctgctgctgccgctggccGAGCGCGAGCATGTGTCCCGGGCGCTGTGCATCCACACGGGCCGCGAGCTGCGCTGCAAG GTGTTTCCTATTAAACACTACCAAGACAAAATCCGGCCTTACATCCAGCTGCCATCACACAGGAACATCACCGGCATCGTGGAAGTGATCCTTGGGGAAACCAAGGCCTATGTCTTCTTTGAGAGGGACTTTGGGGACATGCACTCCTACGTGCGAAGCCGGAAGAGGCTGCGGGAAGAGGAGGCTGCCCGGCTCTTCAAGCAGATTGTCTCCGCCGTTGCCCACTGCCACCAGTCGGCCATCGTGCTGGGGGACCTGAAGCTTAGGAAATTCGTCTTCTCCACGGAGGAGAG AACCCAGCTTAGACTGGAAAGTCTAGAAGATACACACATCATCAAGGGCGAGGATGATGCTCTCTCAGACAAACATGGCTGCCCTGCCTATGTGAGCCCCGAGATTTTGAACACCACCGGGACCTACTCTGGGAAGGCGGCTGATGTTTGGAGCCTGGGGGTGATGCTCTACACCCTTTTGGTGGGACGATACCCATTCCATGACTCAGACCCCAGTGCCCTTTTCTCCAAAATCCGACGTGGACAGTTCTGCATTCCTGACCACATTTCCCCCAAAGCCAGGTGCCTCATCCGCAGCCTCCTGAGACGGGAGCCTTCGGAGAGACTCGCCGCTCCTGACATCTTACTCCACCCCTGGTTTGAGTCCGTCTTGGAAGCTGGGTACGTCGACTCAGAAATGGGAACTTCAGACCAGATCGTTCCAGAGTACCAGGAGGACAGCGACATTAGTTCCTTCTTCTGCTAA
- the TRIB1 gene encoding tribbles homolog 1 isoform X2: MHFQGLLFSSWRSQREPSVSHFAGGSLDCQQGRATEGRSLGLSFPELMASWKVFPIKHYQDKIRPYIQLPSHRNITGIVEVILGETKAYVFFERDFGDMHSYVRSRKRLREEEAARLFKQIVSAVAHCHQSAIVLGDLKLRKFVFSTEERTQLRLESLEDTHIIKGEDDALSDKHGCPAYVSPEILNTTGTYSGKAADVWSLGVMLYTLLVGRYPFHDSDPSALFSKIRRGQFCIPDHISPKARCLIRSLLRREPSERLAAPDILLHPWFESVLEAGYVDSEMGTSDQIVPEYQEDSDISSFFC; the protein is encoded by the exons ATGCATTTCCAGGGACTGCTTTTCAGCTCCTGGAGATCCCAGCGGGAACCTTCTGTCAGCCACTTTGCTGGGGGCAGCCTTGACTGCCAGCAAGGAAGGGCCACAGAGGGCCGGTCTTTGGGGCTTAGCTTTCCGGAGCTGATGGCCTCATGGAAG GTGTTTCCTATTAAACACTACCAAGACAAAATCCGGCCTTACATCCAGCTGCCATCACACAGGAACATCACCGGCATCGTGGAAGTGATCCTTGGGGAAACCAAGGCCTATGTCTTCTTTGAGAGGGACTTTGGGGACATGCACTCCTACGTGCGAAGCCGGAAGAGGCTGCGGGAAGAGGAGGCTGCCCGGCTCTTCAAGCAGATTGTCTCCGCCGTTGCCCACTGCCACCAGTCGGCCATCGTGCTGGGGGACCTGAAGCTTAGGAAATTCGTCTTCTCCACGGAGGAGAG AACCCAGCTTAGACTGGAAAGTCTAGAAGATACACACATCATCAAGGGCGAGGATGATGCTCTCTCAGACAAACATGGCTGCCCTGCCTATGTGAGCCCCGAGATTTTGAACACCACCGGGACCTACTCTGGGAAGGCGGCTGATGTTTGGAGCCTGGGGGTGATGCTCTACACCCTTTTGGTGGGACGATACCCATTCCATGACTCAGACCCCAGTGCCCTTTTCTCCAAAATCCGACGTGGACAGTTCTGCATTCCTGACCACATTTCCCCCAAAGCCAGGTGCCTCATCCGCAGCCTCCTGAGACGGGAGCCTTCGGAGAGACTCGCCGCTCCTGACATCTTACTCCACCCCTGGTTTGAGTCCGTCTTGGAAGCTGGGTACGTCGACTCAGAAATGGGAACTTCAGACCAGATCGTTCCAGAGTACCAGGAGGACAGCGACATTAGTTCCTTCTTCTGCTAA
- the TRIB1 gene encoding tribbles homolog 1 isoform X3, protein MHSYVRSRKRLREEEAARLFKQIVSAVAHCHQSAIVLGDLKLRKFVFSTEERTQLRLESLEDTHIIKGEDDALSDKHGCPAYVSPEILNTTGTYSGKAADVWSLGVMLYTLLVGRYPFHDSDPSALFSKIRRGQFCIPDHISPKARCLIRSLLRREPSERLAAPDILLHPWFESVLEAGYVDSEMGTSDQIVPEYQEDSDISSFFC, encoded by the exons ATGCACTCCTACGTGCGAAGCCGGAAGAGGCTGCGGGAAGAGGAGGCTGCCCGGCTCTTCAAGCAGATTGTCTCCGCCGTTGCCCACTGCCACCAGTCGGCCATCGTGCTGGGGGACCTGAAGCTTAGGAAATTCGTCTTCTCCACGGAGGAGAG AACCCAGCTTAGACTGGAAAGTCTAGAAGATACACACATCATCAAGGGCGAGGATGATGCTCTCTCAGACAAACATGGCTGCCCTGCCTATGTGAGCCCCGAGATTTTGAACACCACCGGGACCTACTCTGGGAAGGCGGCTGATGTTTGGAGCCTGGGGGTGATGCTCTACACCCTTTTGGTGGGACGATACCCATTCCATGACTCAGACCCCAGTGCCCTTTTCTCCAAAATCCGACGTGGACAGTTCTGCATTCCTGACCACATTTCCCCCAAAGCCAGGTGCCTCATCCGCAGCCTCCTGAGACGGGAGCCTTCGGAGAGACTCGCCGCTCCTGACATCTTACTCCACCCCTGGTTTGAGTCCGTCTTGGAAGCTGGGTACGTCGACTCAGAAATGGGAACTTCAGACCAGATCGTTCCAGAGTACCAGGAGGACAGCGACATTAGTTCCTTCTTCTGCTAA